A single genomic interval of Zobellia nedashkovskayae harbors:
- a CDS encoding arylesterase translates to MFKPHNKDFQSKLPMSLGQKLIKFSYFFLALFFLSCGDAKKEKATEVANSSEQVEDTVVTDTETKSILFFGDSITAGYGLDDNNDAYPAVVQQKIDSLGLEYTVINSGVSGETSAGGRSRIDWVIKQDFDIFVLELGANDGLRGVDLSETRSNLQAIIDVVREKSPDIKIVLAGMQLPPNMGEKYTTEFRQLFVDLAEKNDIEFIPFILKDVGGIASLNQADGIHPTIEGHKIVANTVWEVLQPLL, encoded by the coding sequence ATGTTCAAGCCGCATAATAAAGATTTCCAGTCTAAATTACCAATGTCATTAGGGCAGAAACTCATAAAGTTTAGTTATTTTTTTCTAGCGCTATTTTTTCTTTCATGTGGCGATGCAAAAAAGGAAAAAGCAACTGAAGTTGCAAACTCTTCTGAACAGGTAGAAGATACGGTAGTGACCGATACTGAAACAAAGAGCATTCTGTTTTTTGGAGACAGTATTACAGCAGGTTATGGTCTTGATGATAACAATGATGCCTACCCGGCTGTAGTGCAACAAAAGATTGATTCTTTAGGCTTAGAGTATACGGTAATCAATTCAGGGGTAAGTGGCGAAACAAGTGCTGGAGGTAGAAGCCGCATTGATTGGGTAATAAAACAAGATTTTGATATTTTTGTTTTGGAACTCGGTGCCAATGACGGTTTGCGTGGTGTGGATCTATCGGAAACACGCTCTAACTTACAAGCGATAATAGACGTGGTAAGAGAAAAAAGTCCGGATATTAAAATCGTGCTTGCGGGTATGCAGTTGCCTCCAAATATGGGAGAAAAATATACCACGGAATTTAGACAGTTATTTGTAGACTTAGCCGAAAAAAATGACATAGAATTTATTCCATTTATTTTGAAAGATGTGGGTGGAATTGCCTCGTTGAATCAAGCTGATGGTATTCACCCTACTATTGAGGGGCACAAGATTGTGGCAAATACGGTATGGGAAGTTTTACAACCGTTATTGTAA
- a CDS encoding ABC transporter ATP-binding protein produces MSKILKITGLERTYTSGNKQLTVLHDITFDVEEGQTFSIVGPSGSGKTTLLGLCAGLDAPNAGSVELCGQDLNTLNEDQRAQLRNEKVGFIFQNFQLLPTLTALENVSVPLELQGAKDATQKSTELLEKVGLKDRMHHYPSQLSGGEQQRVALARAFANAPSILFADEPTGNLDTETGEKVIQLLLDLNKENGTTLVIITHDLELANRTQQILQLKGGKIVTNQPTTAF; encoded by the coding sequence ATGTCAAAGATATTAAAGATTACCGGTTTGGAGAGAACATACACCAGCGGTAACAAGCAATTAACAGTTTTGCACGACATCACTTTTGATGTTGAGGAAGGCCAGACTTTTTCAATAGTAGGACCTTCGGGAAGTGGCAAGACAACTTTATTGGGCTTATGTGCTGGTTTAGATGCACCAAATGCAGGTTCTGTAGAATTATGCGGACAGGATTTAAACACCCTAAATGAAGACCAACGCGCCCAGTTACGAAATGAAAAAGTTGGTTTTATATTTCAGAATTTTCAATTGTTACCTACACTTACAGCACTAGAAAATGTGAGCGTTCCTTTGGAACTACAAGGCGCCAAAGATGCCACTCAGAAAAGCACGGAGCTATTAGAAAAAGTGGGTTTAAAAGACCGCATGCATCATTATCCGTCACAATTATCTGGTGGCGAACAGCAGCGCGTAGCCTTGGCAAGGGCCTTTGCGAATGCACCTTCCATTTTATTTGCAGATGAACCTACAGGAAATCTAGATACTGAAACCGGAGAGAAGGTAATTCAGTTATTATTAGACTTGAATAAAGAAAACGGAACAACTTTAGTCATCATCACCCACGATTTAGAATTAGCTAACCGAACACAGCAAATATTACAACTTAAAGGCGGAAAAATAGTAACCAATCAACCTACTACGGCATTTTGA
- a CDS encoding ABC transporter permease → MAWRDAKASKVRLLLFMASIILGIAAVVSIQLFSTNLKDNIQRQSKALMGADFNIDSKQIPTERAQAIIDSLQPDAYEVNFVSMAIFPKNGGTKLVKVQGLDGNFPFYGDIDTQPSAAANTYQESGGALVDATLMLQFNMNPGDSIKIGELTIPIAGALKAIPGTTAISTSVAPPVIIPYRYIEATNLLQFGSRKEYQYYYKIQDTVNLKRLQDKLEPELELENADLDTHTSATKRLGKRYDNVGKFLNLAAFIALLLGCIGIASSVHIYIKEKLKAIAILKCMGASRIQSFLIFLIQIAGIGVVGGLIGSLIGIGVQQLFPYLLKEFLPFDLEITITAQPLIIGVLLGLFMSVLFALLPLLRTWYVSPLDVLRVDENSSQEPQSVRLLVFGAILIFLFLFSFWLIKDALYALAFVAGTVITFVILGVVASLFTKMVKRFFPKHWSFTARQSLLNLFRPNNQTVVLVVAIGLGTFLISTLYFTKDILLSKAEIGQSSESANMIILDIQPEQRDSVAKTIGDKGFPVLNNIPLVTMRMQNINGRSVNELRKDTTHQLRRWILNHEFRTTYRDSLTPSENLLEGTWTPEIKEGEPVYISISDNLSRDAEIGVGDPVVFNVQGVLLKTTVGSIREVDWAQMQLNFSVVFPKGVLEKAPQFNVFTSNIPDEKGSALLQRDLVAKFPNVTIIDLRQVSTLLADILDQVSWVINFMAFFSIFTGIIVLIGSVRTSKYQRIKESVLLRTLGAKNKQILKISALEYIFLGLLGSLVGIILALISSLCLAVFVFKEPFVPSLIPFTIFLPGITLLVLIIGLSNIQTVLRSSPLEVLRREA, encoded by the coding sequence ATGGCCTGGCGCGATGCCAAGGCTAGTAAAGTGCGTTTGTTGCTGTTTATGGCATCCATTATTCTGGGAATTGCAGCTGTCGTATCCATACAATTATTCAGCACGAATTTAAAGGACAATATACAGCGCCAATCAAAGGCCTTGATGGGTGCCGATTTCAACATAGACTCTAAGCAAATACCAACAGAACGAGCACAGGCCATTATAGATTCATTACAACCTGATGCATATGAAGTCAACTTTGTATCTATGGCTATTTTCCCAAAAAATGGTGGCACCAAGTTGGTAAAGGTACAGGGCTTGGACGGAAATTTCCCCTTTTATGGAGACATAGACACCCAGCCGTCTGCTGCAGCTAATACTTATCAAGAATCTGGTGGCGCTTTGGTTGATGCTACGCTGATGCTTCAGTTTAATATGAATCCAGGTGATTCTATAAAAATAGGTGAACTAACCATCCCCATTGCAGGTGCATTAAAAGCGATTCCGGGAACTACCGCCATTTCAACTTCTGTAGCACCTCCTGTAATTATACCCTATCGCTATATAGAGGCTACAAATTTATTACAATTCGGAAGCCGAAAGGAATATCAATATTACTACAAGATTCAAGATACCGTCAACCTAAAAAGACTGCAGGACAAACTTGAGCCTGAACTGGAACTAGAAAACGCAGACCTAGACACACATACCAGTGCCACAAAACGCTTAGGCAAACGCTATGACAATGTTGGTAAATTCTTAAACCTAGCAGCATTTATCGCCTTGCTTTTAGGGTGTATCGGTATTGCCAGTTCTGTACATATTTACATCAAAGAAAAATTAAAAGCCATTGCTATTTTAAAATGCATGGGCGCTTCTAGAATTCAAAGTTTTCTGATTTTCTTAATTCAGATTGCTGGAATTGGAGTCGTTGGAGGTCTCATTGGGTCGCTCATAGGTATTGGTGTACAACAATTATTTCCGTATTTACTCAAAGAATTTTTGCCTTTTGATCTGGAAATTACCATTACCGCGCAACCTTTAATAATTGGCGTTTTGCTTGGGCTATTTATGTCCGTTTTATTTGCACTTCTGCCTTTATTAAGAACGTGGTATGTATCGCCATTAGATGTTTTACGTGTCGATGAAAATTCATCTCAAGAACCGCAAAGCGTTCGACTTTTGGTCTTTGGAGCCATTTTGATATTCTTGTTTTTATTTTCCTTTTGGTTGATTAAAGATGCCTTGTATGCCTTGGCATTTGTTGCCGGTACCGTAATTACGTTTGTCATATTAGGGGTGGTGGCATCGCTTTTCACTAAGATGGTGAAACGCTTTTTTCCCAAGCATTGGAGCTTTACGGCACGGCAAAGTTTACTCAACCTGTTCAGACCAAACAACCAAACCGTTGTACTGGTCGTTGCTATAGGTTTGGGTACTTTCCTTATTAGCACTTTATATTTTACCAAAGATATTCTATTATCAAAAGCTGAAATTGGACAGAGCTCTGAAAGTGCCAATATGATAATCTTGGATATTCAACCGGAACAGCGAGATTCAGTTGCAAAAACTATTGGTGACAAAGGTTTCCCAGTACTCAACAACATTCCTTTGGTAACCATGCGTATGCAGAATATTAACGGTAGATCGGTTAATGAACTCCGGAAAGATACCACACACCAATTACGCAGATGGATTCTTAATCATGAATTCAGAACCACATACCGCGATTCCCTTACTCCTTCTGAAAATTTGCTGGAAGGCACATGGACTCCTGAGATAAAAGAGGGCGAACCTGTGTACATTTCTATTTCCGATAATCTTTCCAGAGATGCTGAAATAGGCGTGGGCGACCCTGTTGTTTTTAATGTACAAGGCGTATTATTAAAAACTACAGTTGGCAGTATACGCGAAGTAGATTGGGCGCAGATGCAACTTAATTTTTCAGTTGTATTTCCTAAAGGAGTTTTGGAAAAAGCACCTCAATTCAATGTTTTTACCAGTAATATACCAGACGAAAAAGGCTCGGCACTATTACAACGGGATTTGGTTGCTAAATTTCCCAATGTGACTATAATAGATTTGCGACAGGTTTCCACTTTGCTCGCAGATATACTAGATCAAGTGTCTTGGGTCATCAATTTTATGGCTTTCTTTAGCATATTTACCGGTATTATCGTACTTATTGGCTCCGTTAGAACAAGCAAATACCAGCGCATCAAAGAAAGCGTACTACTCCGTACGTTGGGCGCAAAAAACAAACAGATTTTAAAAATATCCGCCTTAGAATATATCTTTTTAGGTCTACTGGGTAGTTTGGTCGGAATTATACTTGCTTTGATAAGCAGCCTTTGCTTGGCAGTTTTCGTTTTTAAAGAACCTTTTGTGCCATCCCTGATTCCGTTTACGATATTCTTACCCGGAATTACACTGCTCGTTTTAATAATCGGTCTAAGCAATATTCAAACCGTATTAAGAAGCTCGCCTTTAGAAGTATTGAGAAGGGAAGCTTGA
- a CDS encoding MORN repeat-containing protein produces the protein MKKNVILYLILAATIGCSLFYFTKSNSLQKQLTEVKKEQGHISEELSEYEKLAIIDSILLEGQYDSAIKSYTASLKVREENKMGIPLRIALAQKLAEAKSGTQPKADSVKAELDSLPKPEIASAREVRKYDSLNFTLEKTKVQLARLKKQMKDKSSGQYLKFKSAKGNLMHYVGKVKNGKANGYGIALLDSGSRYEGLWVGNERDGEGTFYWPDGEYYIGAYKEDKRSGFGTYYWPNGEKYAGQWKDDKRSGNGKFFDSDGDLVAGGEWSDDKLVERINDK, from the coding sequence ATGAAAAAGAATGTTATTCTCTATTTGATTCTGGCCGCAACCATTGGCTGTTCTTTGTTCTATTTTACAAAGTCAAATTCACTGCAAAAACAACTTACCGAAGTAAAGAAAGAACAAGGACATATTTCCGAAGAATTGAGCGAATATGAGAAGTTGGCCATAATAGATTCTATTTTGCTAGAGGGCCAGTATGATTCCGCAATTAAATCGTACACCGCTTCTTTAAAAGTGAGGGAAGAGAATAAAATGGGTATTCCGTTGCGCATTGCTTTGGCGCAGAAGTTGGCGGAAGCAAAATCTGGAACACAGCCCAAAGCAGATTCTGTAAAAGCGGAATTGGATAGTTTGCCAAAACCCGAAATTGCTTCTGCAAGGGAGGTTCGTAAATACGATTCTTTAAACTTTACCTTGGAGAAAACCAAAGTACAGTTGGCCCGTTTAAAGAAACAGATGAAAGATAAATCTTCTGGGCAATACCTAAAATTTAAAAGTGCGAAAGGCAATTTAATGCATTATGTAGGTAAGGTGAAAAACGGAAAAGCTAATGGCTACGGGATTGCTCTTTTAGACAGTGGTAGCCGTTACGAAGGACTTTGGGTAGGAAACGAGCGCGACGGTGAAGGTACTTTTTATTGGCCTGATGGGGAATATTACATTGGTGCTTACAAGGAAGATAAACGAAGTGGATTCGGTACCTACTACTGGCCAAATGGAGAGAAATATGCTGGACAATGGAAAGATGACAAACGAAGTGGAAATGGTAAATTCTTTGATTCCGATGGGGATTTGGTAGCCGGTGGTGAATGGAGCGATGATAAACTGGTGGAACGGATTAATGATAAGTAA
- a CDS encoding DUF2490 domain-containing protein produces MESRKNNFIWLVMSLLVVTGSVSAQEEEKVELPFESEYKEPKTKLWVNTYGKIRIGKRLFWDAQTHFRFEETKATPFIGQVGQIYNRHAIGYIYSKKVNFSLGGVVRINFNTDEDSEDRNVVPEWRIWHQYQFAQPLYTAMIYHRIRIEHRWTQSFVENSEYIFRNRWRYMFRAKIPLNSHKLKPKTIYVSPEAELIMQSGKAVVGSPMEDLRLTTTFGYIATPRLTFATGLMYSQGQDLTNAGYYKQNWTLRFHMYYSPDFRRVKNKLPEIHLDD; encoded by the coding sequence ATGGAAAGCAGAAAAAATAATTTTATTTGGCTCGTAATGTCGCTATTGGTCGTAACCGGAAGCGTCTCAGCCCAAGAAGAGGAAAAAGTAGAATTACCATTTGAGTCGGAATACAAAGAACCTAAGACTAAATTATGGGTAAATACCTATGGTAAGATTAGAATTGGCAAGCGTCTATTTTGGGATGCGCAAACGCATTTTCGCTTTGAAGAAACCAAAGCCACGCCTTTTATTGGTCAGGTAGGCCAGATTTATAATCGTCATGCAATCGGCTATATTTATTCTAAAAAAGTGAACTTTAGTCTAGGTGGAGTAGTGCGTATCAATTTCAATACGGACGAGGATTCTGAAGATAGAAATGTGGTACCGGAATGGCGTATATGGCACCAGTACCAATTTGCACAACCCTTGTATACGGCAATGATCTATCATCGCATCAGAATTGAACACCGATGGACGCAAAGTTTTGTGGAGAATAGCGAGTATATTTTTAGAAATAGATGGCGTTATATGTTCCGGGCAAAAATTCCTTTGAACAGCCATAAGCTAAAACCTAAGACCATTTATGTTTCGCCGGAAGCGGAATTGATTATGCAAAGTGGAAAGGCAGTTGTGGGTAGCCCTATGGAAGACTTACGTTTAACAACCACCTTTGGATATATTGCTACGCCTAGATTGACATTTGCAACGGGATTAATGTATTCCCAAGGACAGGATTTAACCAATGCGGGATATTACAAACAAAACTGGACATTGCGTTTTCACATGTACTATTCCCCAGATTTTAGAAGGGTGAAAAACAAATTACCGGAAATTCACCTAGACGATTAA
- a CDS encoding FAD-binding protein, producing the protein MAKTSELLVGKWDTLHENGAFDLKRQYITRHEHKATMPSRVLRYNDAAEEIQRLIKKCESENEGFRAFGSRWSMSKIAHQKDNMHQNNLMYLDLEIEEGDMHPDSEYAHENIFFFECGSTIKQISQKLNEYGKSLKTTGASNGQTIAGCISTGVHGSAFDTGAVQDYIVGLNIITGPNAEDNVYLERHSQPSLNDAFAQSINARVIRNDDLFNAALVGLGSFGFIHGVALEADDLFLLDRYVRRIDKNLALSLSKTLDFKNSEFKIDNEVDENGKPNRPYHYKIFINPYVDEDQYVVEAMYKKKYTLAYPDPFTKIEKSLYKDLIYLLIKFSEKFPKSIPWFIKSLQKSILPEITKDEEKIRATLYETFWDAGYKGPAFACSMGVAIEDSERALNALVKMTKDHPIPGIFAMRYVNKTEATLGFTKFHKTCVIEIDGIQWNKSDKIPSLEEYGRFMIEAMQAENIPFTVHWGKSMDYAFPDLAHHMYGNNVDQWMKCRSWLLSEKMANVFSNEFITTLGLETYQNVPNDFIESLDKSGQPAHLIT; encoded by the coding sequence ATGGCCAAGACAAGTGAATTATTAGTTGGAAAATGGGATACGCTGCACGAGAACGGGGCTTTTGACCTGAAGCGTCAATATATTACCCGTCACGAGCATAAAGCCACTATGCCCAGCAGGGTGTTGCGCTATAACGACGCTGCGGAAGAAATTCAGCGCTTGATTAAAAAATGTGAATCGGAAAACGAGGGTTTCCGCGCATTCGGTTCGCGTTGGTCCATGTCCAAAATTGCGCATCAGAAAGATAATATGCATCAAAACAATTTGATGTATCTAGACCTTGAAATAGAGGAAGGCGATATGCACCCCGATTCTGAATACGCGCATGAAAATATCTTCTTTTTTGAATGCGGAAGTACCATTAAACAGATTTCACAAAAACTAAATGAATACGGTAAATCCTTAAAAACCACAGGTGCCAGTAATGGGCAGACCATTGCGGGTTGTATTTCCACCGGTGTACATGGGTCCGCTTTTGATACGGGTGCGGTACAGGATTATATCGTAGGCCTGAACATCATTACGGGACCAAATGCTGAAGATAATGTGTATCTGGAACGGCATTCCCAACCCAGTTTAAACGATGCTTTTGCGCAAAGTATAAACGCTAGGGTCATTAGGAATGACGACCTTTTCAATGCCGCTTTGGTGGGTTTGGGCAGTTTTGGGTTTATTCACGGCGTTGCCCTAGAAGCAGACGACCTTTTCCTGTTGGATAGATACGTGAGAAGAATTGATAAAAACCTGGCCCTTTCCTTATCCAAAACTTTAGATTTTAAGAATTCCGAGTTTAAAATTGATAATGAAGTAGATGAAAACGGAAAACCTAACCGACCGTACCATTATAAAATTTTCATTAACCCGTATGTGGACGAAGACCAATATGTGGTGGAGGCCATGTACAAGAAAAAGTACACCCTAGCCTACCCGGACCCGTTTACTAAAATTGAAAAATCGCTTTATAAAGACCTTATTTATTTGCTGATCAAATTCAGTGAGAAATTCCCGAAAAGTATTCCGTGGTTTATAAAGAGTTTGCAAAAAAGTATTCTGCCAGAAATTACCAAAGACGAAGAAAAAATTAGGGCTACGCTCTATGAAACCTTTTGGGATGCCGGTTACAAAGGCCCTGCTTTTGCCTGTTCTATGGGCGTTGCCATTGAAGATTCCGAAAGGGCATTGAACGCGCTGGTAAAAATGACCAAAGACCATCCTATTCCCGGAATTTTTGCGATGCGCTACGTCAACAAAACGGAAGCCACTTTGGGCTTTACCAAATTCCATAAAACCTGCGTTATTGAGATTGACGGCATCCAATGGAATAAATCCGATAAAATTCCCAGTTTGGAGGAATATGGTCGGTTTATGATCGAGGCGATGCAAGCTGAAAATATTCCGTTTACCGTGCATTGGGGCAAAAGCATGGACTATGCATTTCCCGATCTAGCCCACCACATGTACGGCAACAACGTAGACCAATGGATGAAATGTAGAAGTTGGCTGCTTTCCGAGAAAATGGCGAATGTATTTTCCAACGAATTTATTACCACATTAGGATTGGAAACGTATCAAAATGTGCCCAACGATTTTATTGAATCTTTGGATAAAAGCGGACAGCCCGCACATTTAATTACATAG
- a CDS encoding S8 family peptidase has translation MATKKSKVVIDSPSGSPPELIVVSKSVEAPHAEEAESAAKSKSKPSANTLAGFVVGKKLQLVPLFADTDAEVAELVSKASQEEGAEDLSKMRQFYKLAAPEGEDLESIAASLNELDEVDGAYVKPGCLPPVYFGDDGMEAAPSDDAPPITQNLTNNQGYLNAAPQGVDARYAWTLPGGRGNGVRIIDIEGGWNFNHEDLRVNVGGLLGGNNNTSDLRWHNHGTAVFGEMTGDRNSFGVTGICPSANVRAYSIFGVGSANAIRRAADNLRAGDLMLIELHRGGPNYPGGNTQMGFIAIEWWPDDLAALQYATNKGIIVIEAAGNGSQNLDAAIYNTRPNGFPSSWRNPFRRTAGHDSGCVIVGAGAPPPGTNGGNWGADRSRLGFSNYGSCVDTQGWGRGVTTAGYGNVTGNNPNNKNEWYTNSFSGTSSASPIVTGAVACLQGIQKAAGRAMLTPRRARQLLRSTGSAQQAGANPVSQRIGRRPDLRALVRATASRRPWCGVQFNGSVPRNATRRWFTHSWPDHYHVIWTVVPTAPAIDGSAQIEFEVKTTRQALGLIKYYIEIKNLKNYTVNVQARYCVVAS, from the coding sequence ATGGCAACAAAAAAAAGTAAAGTAGTCATTGATTCGCCATCGGGTTCACCACCAGAACTCATTGTCGTCTCAAAAAGCGTTGAGGCACCTCATGCCGAGGAAGCCGAAAGTGCAGCAAAATCGAAGTCCAAACCATCGGCAAATACCTTAGCAGGTTTTGTGGTGGGTAAAAAGCTGCAGCTTGTTCCGTTATTCGCGGACACAGATGCAGAAGTGGCAGAACTGGTTTCAAAGGCAAGCCAAGAAGAAGGTGCCGAAGACCTTTCAAAAATGCGGCAATTTTATAAACTAGCAGCACCGGAAGGAGAAGACCTGGAAAGTATTGCTGCCTCATTGAACGAACTAGACGAAGTGGATGGTGCGTATGTTAAACCCGGCTGTCTACCTCCCGTTTATTTTGGTGATGACGGTATGGAAGCAGCACCTAGTGATGATGCACCACCCATTACCCAAAACCTAACAAACAACCAAGGGTATCTAAATGCTGCACCACAAGGGGTAGACGCGCGTTACGCTTGGACGCTACCTGGTGGACGTGGTAACGGTGTCCGTATTATTGATATTGAGGGTGGTTGGAATTTTAACCATGAGGACTTACGGGTAAACGTAGGTGGCTTACTTGGAGGAAACAACAACACAAGCGACCTACGTTGGCACAATCACGGTACGGCAGTATTTGGTGAAATGACGGGAGACCGAAACAGTTTTGGGGTAACCGGAATATGCCCGAGCGCCAATGTCAGGGCGTACTCTATTTTTGGTGTGGGGAGTGCCAATGCTATCAGAAGAGCAGCTGATAATCTCCGCGCCGGTGACCTTATGTTAATTGAATTGCATAGAGGAGGGCCTAACTATCCCGGTGGAAATACGCAAATGGGCTTCATTGCCATTGAATGGTGGCCAGATGACCTTGCGGCCTTGCAATATGCCACCAATAAAGGTATCATAGTCATAGAAGCGGCTGGAAACGGGTCTCAAAACCTTGATGCCGCAATCTATAATACAAGACCTAATGGGTTCCCATCCAGTTGGCGAAATCCGTTTCGTAGAACTGCAGGTCATGATAGCGGCTGTGTTATTGTGGGTGCAGGTGCGCCGCCTCCTGGCACTAATGGAGGAAATTGGGGCGCTGACCGTAGCCGCTTAGGCTTTAGTAATTATGGTTCTTGTGTTGATACCCAAGGTTGGGGCCGAGGTGTTACTACAGCTGGTTATGGAAATGTTACGGGCAACAACCCAAATAATAAGAATGAATGGTACACAAATTCCTTTAGTGGTACCAGTAGTGCTTCACCTATCGTTACGGGTGCTGTAGCCTGTTTGCAAGGTATTCAAAAAGCAGCAGGAAGGGCTATGCTTACGCCTCGTAGAGCTCGCCAATTGTTGAGAAGCACGGGTTCCGCACAACAGGCAGGAGCTAATCCGGTATCACAACGCATTGGTAGACGTCCAGACCTAAGGGCATTGGTTAGAGCTACCGCTTCCCGTAGACCTTGGTGTGGAGTTCAGTTCAATGGTAGTGTACCACGTAATGCTACCCGCAGATGGTTTACCCATAGCTGGCCTGATCATTACCATGTCATCTGGACGGTAGTTCCAACAGCACCGGCCATTGACGGTTCTGCTCAGATAGAATTTGAAGTGAAAACTACAAGACAGGCTTTGGGGCTGATCAAGTATTACATAGAGATCAAAAATCTTAAGAATTATACGGTAAACGTACAAGCACGTTACTGTGTAGTTGCATCATAA